A segment of the Pseudoalteromonas sp. DL-6 genome:
CAATGGCGTATTGGTAAAGTAGAGCGCCGTTTTCGTTGGGATATGGCGATATTGGTTGATCATAACGAAAAAGTACCGCCAAGTGATAAAGATGCAATAGCCCGTTTTATAAAAGCAGCAGCGAAACATGGTATTAACGCAAAAGCACTCAGCTTTGATGAAATAGACAATATTGCCCAGTTTGATGCATTATTTATTCGCCAAACTACAGCAATTGACCACCCAACCTACCGGCTTGCAAGTAAAGCGCAAAGCCTCGGGTTAGTGGTAATTGACGATGCTGAATCTATTTTACGTTGTTGTAATAAAGTGTACTTACATGATGCATTCAATTATCAAAAAGTACCGAGTTTAAAAACAGTAGTAGTGGCTGATAAATCAAGCGATACCATTGAGCAATTAGAAGCTGCATTTACTTATCCGCTGGTATTAAAAATGCCAGAAGGGTCGTTTTCAAAAGGCGTTTATAAAGTTGCTAATCGTGATGAATTAGAAGCTAAGCTTAGTGAATTATTCGCACTGAGTGCGCTGGTATTGGCACAAGAGTACATGTACACCGAATACGATTGGCGCGTAGGGGTACTTAATGGTCGTGCTATTTATGCATGTCGTTATTTAATGGCGCGTAACCATTGGCAAATATACAACCATGACGCTAAGCGGTTTTTTTCCGGTGGCTTTGAAACGTTACCTACCTTTGAGTTACCAAAAGCCGTGTTAGACGCTGCTTTAAAGGCCTGCAAAACAGTGGGTAAAGGTTTATACGGTGTAGACGTAAAAGAGCACCAAGGTCGTGCGTATGTATTGGAAGTAAACGACAATCCAAGCATTGATCACAAAGTAGAAGATGGTTACTTAGGTGACGAGCTATACATGATCATTATGGATGAGTTTAAACAGCGTTTAGAAGC
Coding sequences within it:
- a CDS encoding RimK family protein, translated to MFKTLIVVDNNEQALALSFENVITFDTYLRDYPKRNEPKTRIINLCDSSQYLSKGYYCSLLAEARKHQVLPSVKTINALRSGQAPILNTGHIDGAVYFGNALNELQGKAAKSVFKQYPAPILFVDQQGLLQQGSLTSLSEQQYAAFIEKLNEFTQTQWRIGKVERRFRWDMAILVDHNEKVPPSDKDAIARFIKAAAKHGINAKALSFDEIDNIAQFDALFIRQTTAIDHPTYRLASKAQSLGLVVIDDAESILRCCNKVYLHDAFNYQKVPSLKTVVVADKSSDTIEQLEAAFTYPLVLKMPEGSFSKGVYKVANRDELEAKLSELFALSALVLAQEYMYTEYDWRVGVLNGRAIYACRYLMARNHWQIYNHDAKRFFSGGFETLPTFELPKAVLDAALKACKTVGKGLYGVDVKEHQGRAYVLEVNDNPSIDHKVEDGYLGDELYMIIMDEFKQRLEARGRG